Proteins found in one Stigmatella aurantiaca genomic segment:
- a CDS encoding RelA/SpoT family protein codes for MIRLNDILQRVASYHPDPDLDIIKKAYVYSAKVHQGQLRKSGEPYLVHPLEVAGILAELKLDEASIVTGLLHDTIEDTLATAEELTELFGPEVSQLVDGVTKLSKFSASATLSQEEKQAENFRKMIIAMAQDIRVILVKLADRTHNMRTLDHMSEEKQARIAQETLDIYAPLANRLGISWIKTELEDLSFRYVKPQDYFALLEKLNRRKKEREKYIEDTSALIRTKLEERHLQGEVSGRFKHVYSIYKKIKAQGIEFDQIHDIIAFRLLMPTVPSCYEALGLVHQLWKPVPGRFKDFIAIPKPNMYQSLHTTVIGPLSERVEVQIRTPDMNKVAEEGIAAHWAYKEGKALISKDDEKFAWLRQLMEWQQDLKDPKEFLETVKVDLFTDEVFVFTPKGDVKSLPRGATPVDFAYSIHSDVGGRCVGAKVNGKIVPLRYKMKNGDMVEVLTSPQAHPSKDWLTFVKTSRAQQRIRNFIKQQQRDKSLQLGRELAERELKRYQLNLNRLTKNGEMKKAAEVLGYRVEDDLLVAIGYGKVTPQQLLQRLVPDKVVEEREPLPAQPPASEGNGASMLPGLSRVTDLAKRLVGRQTRGGVQIGGVDDVLVRFGRCCNPVPGDPIVGFITRGRGVTVHTDNCEKALATDPERRVDVAWDIRGEYKRPVTLRILSADRPGMLSDITNTFSKKGVNISQANCRATGDDRAVNTFEVTISDLKQLTELMRSIERIQGVQSVERI; via the coding sequence CATCCTCCAGCGGGTCGCCTCGTACCACCCGGACCCTGACCTGGACATCATCAAGAAGGCGTACGTCTACTCCGCCAAGGTGCACCAGGGGCAGCTGCGCAAGTCCGGCGAGCCCTACCTGGTGCATCCGCTGGAGGTGGCCGGCATCCTCGCCGAGCTGAAGCTGGACGAGGCCTCCATCGTCACCGGCCTGCTCCACGACACCATCGAGGACACGCTCGCCACGGCCGAGGAGCTCACGGAGCTGTTCGGCCCCGAGGTCTCCCAGTTGGTGGATGGGGTGACCAAGCTCTCCAAGTTCTCGGCCTCCGCCACGCTCTCCCAGGAGGAGAAGCAGGCGGAGAACTTCCGGAAGATGATCATCGCGATGGCGCAGGACATCCGCGTCATCCTGGTGAAGCTCGCCGACCGCACGCACAACATGCGGACCCTGGACCACATGTCCGAGGAGAAGCAGGCCCGCATCGCTCAGGAGACGCTGGACATCTACGCCCCGCTGGCCAACCGCCTGGGCATCAGCTGGATCAAGACCGAGCTGGAGGACCTGTCCTTCCGCTACGTGAAGCCCCAGGACTACTTCGCGCTGCTGGAGAAGCTCAACCGGCGCAAGAAGGAGCGCGAGAAGTACATCGAGGACACCAGCGCCCTCATCCGCACCAAGCTGGAGGAGCGCCACCTGCAGGGTGAGGTGAGCGGCCGCTTCAAGCACGTCTACAGCATTTACAAGAAGATCAAGGCGCAGGGGATCGAGTTCGATCAGATCCACGACATCATCGCCTTCCGGCTCCTCATGCCCACGGTGCCCTCGTGCTACGAGGCGCTGGGGCTGGTGCACCAGCTCTGGAAGCCGGTGCCGGGGCGCTTCAAGGACTTCATCGCCATCCCCAAGCCGAACATGTACCAGTCGCTGCACACCACGGTGATCGGCCCGCTGAGCGAGCGCGTGGAGGTGCAGATCCGCACCCCGGACATGAACAAGGTGGCCGAGGAGGGCATCGCGGCGCACTGGGCCTACAAGGAGGGCAAGGCCCTCATCTCCAAGGACGACGAGAAGTTCGCCTGGCTGCGCCAGCTCATGGAGTGGCAGCAGGACCTGAAGGACCCCAAGGAGTTCCTGGAGACGGTGAAGGTGGACCTCTTCACCGATGAAGTCTTTGTCTTCACGCCCAAGGGCGACGTGAAGAGCCTGCCGCGCGGGGCCACCCCTGTGGACTTCGCCTATTCCATCCACTCGGACGTGGGCGGCCGGTGCGTGGGCGCCAAGGTCAACGGGAAGATTGTCCCGCTGCGCTACAAGATGAAGAACGGGGACATGGTGGAGGTGCTCACCAGCCCCCAGGCGCACCCCTCGAAGGACTGGCTCACCTTCGTCAAGACGAGCCGCGCCCAGCAGCGCATCCGCAACTTCATCAAGCAGCAGCAGCGCGACAAGAGCCTGCAGCTGGGCCGCGAGCTGGCCGAGCGCGAGCTCAAGCGCTACCAGCTCAACCTCAACCGGCTGACGAAGAACGGCGAGATGAAGAAGGCCGCCGAGGTGCTCGGCTACCGGGTCGAGGATGATCTGCTGGTGGCCATCGGCTACGGCAAGGTGACGCCGCAGCAGCTCCTCCAGCGCCTGGTGCCGGACAAGGTGGTGGAGGAGCGTGAGCCCTTGCCCGCCCAGCCGCCCGCTTCGGAGGGCAACGGCGCGTCCATGCTGCCGGGGCTGTCGCGCGTCACGGACCTGGCCAAGCGGCTGGTGGGCCGGCAGACCCGCGGCGGCGTGCAGATTGGCGGCGTGGACGATGTGCTCGTGCGCTTCGGGCGCTGTTGCAACCCCGTGCCCGGAGACCCCATCGTCGGCTTCATCACCCGCGGGCGCGGCGTCACCGTGCACACGGACAACTGCGAGAAGGCCCTCGCCACGGACCCGGAGCGCCGGGTCGACGTCGCCTGGGACATCCGCGGCGAGTACAAGCGCCCCGTCACCCTGCGCATCCTCTCCGCGGACCGGCCGGGCATGCTGTCGGACATCACCAACACCTTCTCGAAGAAGGGCGTCAACATCTCCCAGGCCAACTGCCGGGCCACCGGGGATGACCGCGCGGTGAATACCTTCGAGGTCACCATCTCCGACCTCAAGCAGCTCACCGAGCTGATGCGCTCCATCGAACGCATCCAGGGCGTGCAGTCCGTCGAGCGCATCTGA
- a CDS encoding RidA family protein, giving the protein MARKTVHSDSAPQAIGPYSQAVQADAGKMIFLSGQIPLDPKTMELVQGDAAVQAERVMQNLQAVLAAAGADFSHVVRCTIFLTDLGDFSKVNEVYGRFFTGAPPARVTVQVSALPRGAKVEIDAIAVL; this is encoded by the coding sequence ATGGCGCGTAAGACCGTTCACTCCGACAGTGCCCCGCAGGCCATTGGCCCCTACTCGCAGGCCGTTCAGGCCGACGCCGGGAAGATGATCTTCCTGTCCGGGCAGATTCCCCTGGATCCGAAGACGATGGAGCTGGTGCAGGGCGATGCCGCCGTGCAGGCGGAGCGGGTGATGCAGAACCTGCAGGCGGTGCTGGCCGCGGCCGGGGCCGACTTCTCCCACGTGGTGCGCTGCACCATCTTCCTCACCGACCTGGGCGACTTCAGCAAGGTGAACGAGGTGTACGGGCGGTTCTTCACCGGCGCCCCGCCGGCCCGCGTCACCGTGCAGGTGTCGGCCCTGCCGCGCGGCGCCAAGGTGGAGATCGACGCCATCGCCGTGCTGTGA